A genomic stretch from Desulfotignum balticum DSM 7044 includes:
- the atpA gene encoding F0F1 ATP synthase subunit alpha, with translation MEIKAEEISQIIKDQIKGFDAKVDLNETGVVLSAGDGIARVYGLEKVKAMELVEFPGGILGLALNLESDNVGIAILGDDKLIKEGDVVKRTDRIASVPVGEAMLGRVVTTTGEPIDGKGPINSDVMMNMELVAPGVIARKSVHEPCYTGAKAVDGMTPVGRGQRELIIGDRQIGKTAVAVDAIIAQKDTDMKCIYVACGQKKSTVAQVVAALEEHGAMEYTTVVVASASESAALQYLAPFAGCAMGEYFRDKGEHALIIYDDLSKQAVAYRQVSLLLRRPPGREAFPGDIFYNHSRLLERSAKLSDEKGAGSLTALPIIETQEGDVSAFIPTNVISITDGQIFLDKDLFFAGVRPAIDVGLSVSRVGGAAQVKAMKQVAGTLRLDLAQYRELEAFAAFGSDLDAATQRQLTRGERLVELLKQPQFQPLPMEKMVTALYAGTKGYIDKYPKEAVSKYEEGLYTFVENRFPEIYQGLKEKKEITSDIETKLKQALEAYDEEFKDTI, from the coding sequence ATGGAAATTAAAGCAGAAGAGATAAGCCAGATAATTAAAGATCAGATCAAGGGATTTGACGCAAAGGTTGATCTGAATGAGACCGGTGTGGTTCTGTCTGCCGGTGATGGCATTGCCCGTGTATATGGGTTGGAAAAAGTCAAGGCAATGGAACTGGTGGAGTTTCCCGGTGGCATTTTAGGCCTTGCGCTGAACCTGGAATCCGACAATGTGGGTATTGCCATCTTAGGGGATGACAAGCTCATTAAAGAAGGGGATGTGGTTAAAAGAACCGATCGGATCGCTTCGGTGCCCGTGGGTGAGGCAATGCTGGGCCGGGTGGTCACCACCACAGGGGAACCCATTGACGGCAAGGGTCCCATCAATTCCGACGTCATGATGAACATGGAACTGGTGGCCCCCGGGGTTATCGCCAGAAAATCAGTGCATGAACCCTGTTATACCGGAGCCAAGGCTGTGGACGGCATGACCCCGGTGGGCCGGGGACAAAGGGAGCTGATCATCGGTGACCGCCAGATCGGTAAAACCGCTGTTGCCGTAGATGCCATCATCGCCCAGAAAGACACGGACATGAAATGTATCTATGTGGCCTGCGGCCAGAAAAAATCCACAGTGGCCCAGGTGGTGGCGGCCTTAGAAGAACATGGGGCCATGGAATACACCACCGTGGTCGTGGCATCCGCCTCAGAATCTGCGGCCCTGCAGTATCTGGCGCCGTTTGCCGGATGCGCCATGGGAGAATATTTCAGGGATAAGGGCGAACATGCCCTGATCATTTATGATGATTTGTCCAAACAGGCGGTAGCTTATCGCCAGGTATCCCTGCTGCTTAGACGTCCGCCCGGACGTGAGGCGTTTCCCGGGGATATTTTTTACAACCATTCCCGTTTGCTGGAACGTTCCGCCAAGCTCAGTGATGAAAAAGGGGCTGGTTCTCTGACCGCTTTGCCCATCATCGAGACCCAGGAAGGCGATGTGTCCGCATTTATTCCCACCAATGTGATTTCCATTACCGACGGTCAGATCTTTCTGGATAAAGACCTGTTCTTTGCCGGTGTCCGGCCGGCCATTGACGTGGGTCTTTCCGTATCCCGGGTAGGGGGGGCGGCCCAGGTGAAAGCCATGAAACAGGTGGCAGGGACCCTGCGTCTGGATCTGGCCCAGTACCGTGAGCTGGAAGCGTTTGCCGCATTCGGTTCGGATCTGGATGCTGCCACCCAGAGACAGCTGACCCGTGGGGAAAGACTGGTGGAGCTGCTCAAACAGCCCCAGTTTCAGCCCCTTCCCATGGAAAAAATGGTAACGGCCCTGTATGCCGGTACCAAAGGCTATATTGACAAATATCCCAAAGAAGCGGTTTCCAAATATGAAGAAGGGCTTTATACGTTTGTGGAAAACCGGTTTCCTGAAATCTATCAAGGCTTGAAAGAGAAAAAAGAGATCACCTCTGATATCGAAACCAAACTCAAGCAAGCCTTAGAAGCCTATGACGAAGAGTTCAAGGACACGATTTAG
- a CDS encoding F0F1 ATP synthase subunit epsilon, which translates to MAEKLMLEVVTPQKAVVSEAVDTVVAPGSEGEFGALKGHTTFLTSLKMGTLRYKNASGKEQLLFINGGFAEVLPDKVTILAESAERNQDIDVVRAQAAKERAEQRLANRAAGIDLLRAELALRRAIHRLKVASAGK; encoded by the coding sequence ATGGCTGAAAAACTGATGCTTGAAGTGGTGACACCACAGAAAGCGGTGGTCAGCGAAGCGGTAGATACGGTAGTCGCTCCGGGGTCGGAAGGTGAATTCGGCGCCCTGAAGGGGCACACCACGTTTCTGACATCCCTGAAAATGGGAACGCTGCGATATAAAAATGCCAGTGGAAAAGAACAGCTTTTGTTCATCAATGGTGGGTTTGCGGAAGTTTTACCGGATAAGGTCACCATTCTGGCTGAATCAGCGGAACGTAATCAGGATATCGATGTGGTCAGGGCTCAGGCCGCCAAAGAACGGGCGGAACAGCGTCTGGCCAATCGGGCTGCCGGCATTGATCTGCTGCGGGCAGAACTGGCTTTGCGGCGGGCGATCCACCGGTTGAAAGTGGCATCTGCCGGCAAGTAG
- the atpF gene encoding F0F1 ATP synthase subunit B, which produces MMKKNNLRRKQLKVSGMSLLILGSAVATSWAASGPGEVHNSWLAIDTWKTLNFAVLAIALFFLGRKPVKAFFSSRKKEIADELKDLEQKKAEAEKQLAEYQARFNNLDQESRRIIQDYIQQGEEAKKRIIAQAEAQAEKLEDMAKRTIEQEFKSARIKLQQEISSLAVAQAQDVIQSAISSEDQEKLVDDYLKKVVA; this is translated from the coding sequence ATGATGAAAAAAAACAATTTGAGACGCAAACAGCTCAAAGTGTCAGGGATGAGTCTGCTGATTCTTGGATCTGCTGTTGCCACGTCATGGGCGGCGTCCGGCCCTGGTGAAGTCCACAATTCCTGGTTGGCCATTGATACCTGGAAGACATTGAATTTTGCCGTACTGGCCATCGCCCTGTTTTTTCTGGGAAGAAAACCGGTCAAGGCATTTTTTTCCTCCCGGAAAAAAGAGATTGCAGATGAACTGAAAGACCTTGAGCAGAAAAAAGCCGAGGCCGAAAAACAGCTGGCCGAATATCAGGCCCGTTTCAACAATCTGGATCAGGAATCCAGACGGATCATCCAGGATTACATCCAGCAGGGAGAAGAAGCCAAAAAACGGATTATTGCCCAGGCGGAAGCCCAGGCGGAAAAACTGGAAGACATGGCCAAAAGAACCATTGAACAGGAATTCAAATCGGCCAGGATCAAACTCCAGCAGGAAATTTCCTCTTTGGCTGTAGCGCAGGCACAAGACGTTATTCAGAGCGCCATTTCATCTGAAGATCAGGAAAAACTGGTGGACGATTATTTGAAAAAGGTGGTGGCATAA
- the rodA gene encoding rod shape-determining protein RodA, producing MFDRRLIEHFDWGLLVLILLIAGTGLMVLYSAVMAGWQGTGLHYLFKRQLIWMGGGAALMTGILVFDFQKLNKLNLFIYAACVTLLVGVYFFGQSGGGSQRWISFGGISVQPSELMKIALIISLASIYATKVSPEGLNFRQLLKPAVFCMIPVGLIVNQPDLGTGLMLLLIAGAITLFVKVEKKVILILGGLSGCVLPVVWFFGLKAYQKSRILTFLDPDRDPLGTGYHIIQSKIAIGSGMITGKGFLQGTQNALAFLPEQHTDFILSVLAEEWGLAGCTVLLILYFLLICWGLNIAYNCRNLFGSILAFGITSMIFWQIFINVGMVMGLMPVVGMPLPLVSYGGSSVITNMVGFGILLNISMRRFYTS from the coding sequence ATGTTTGACCGACGTCTGATAGAACATTTTGACTGGGGATTACTGGTGCTGATTCTGCTTATCGCCGGCACCGGACTGATGGTGCTGTATTCCGCGGTCATGGCCGGATGGCAGGGCACCGGCCTTCATTATCTGTTTAAACGGCAGCTCATCTGGATGGGGGGCGGAGCCGCACTGATGACCGGCATCCTGGTGTTTGATTTCCAGAAGCTGAACAAGCTGAATCTGTTTATATATGCCGCCTGTGTCACGCTTCTGGTGGGGGTCTATTTTTTCGGTCAGTCCGGCGGCGGTTCCCAGCGATGGATTTCTTTTGGCGGGATCAGTGTCCAGCCGTCCGAATTAATGAAAATTGCATTGATTATCAGTCTGGCATCGATTTATGCCACCAAGGTGTCACCGGAAGGTCTTAACTTCAGACAATTACTCAAACCCGCTGTGTTTTGTATGATTCCGGTGGGGTTGATCGTCAATCAGCCGGACCTGGGTACGGGATTGATGCTGCTGCTCATTGCCGGCGCCATCACCTTGTTTGTCAAGGTCGAAAAAAAAGTGATTTTGATTCTGGGGGGCCTGAGCGGATGTGTTCTCCCTGTTGTCTGGTTTTTCGGCCTTAAAGCCTATCAAAAATCACGGATTCTGACGTTTCTGGATCCGGACCGGGATCCGCTGGGTACGGGATATCACATCATTCAGTCCAAAATCGCCATTGGATCCGGCATGATCACCGGGAAAGGGTTTTTGCAGGGAACTCAGAATGCCCTGGCTTTTCTGCCGGAACAGCATACGGATTTTATTTTATCCGTGCTGGCGGAAGAATGGGGACTTGCGGGATGCACGGTATTACTGATTTTGTATTTTCTGTTGATCTGCTGGGGATTGAATATTGCCTATAATTGCCGGAATCTGTTCGGATCCATTCTGGCATTCGGCATCACCAGCATGATTTTCTGGCAGATTTTCATCAATGTCGGCATGGTTATGGGGTTGATGCCCGTGGTGGGAATGCCGTTACCCCTGGTGTCATATGGGGGGTCTTCCGTGATCACCAATATGGTGGGATTCGGGATATTGCTCAATATCAGTATGCGCCGTTTTTACACCAGCTGA
- a CDS encoding ATP synthase F0 subunit B, whose protein sequence is MITVIPDISLVYQMINFLILLFVLNVLLYKPIRKVLLERKAKIQGLESGVEKATADLVSQEESYKNGLRQARSEGLKEKEAFVEEASKQEREIIDQINQKAQANLARIKKQVADETEQARKTLEKEVAVFAKAIGEKILGRAL, encoded by the coding sequence ATGATAACTGTGATTCCTGATATATCTTTGGTGTATCAGATGATCAATTTCCTGATTCTGCTCTTTGTCCTCAATGTACTGCTGTATAAACCCATTCGCAAGGTGCTGCTGGAAAGAAAAGCAAAGATTCAAGGTCTTGAATCCGGCGTTGAAAAAGCCACTGCGGATCTTGTTTCCCAGGAGGAATCCTACAAGAACGGGTTGCGGCAGGCCAGAAGCGAAGGCTTGAAAGAGAAAGAAGCGTTTGTGGAGGAGGCATCAAAACAGGAACGGGAGATTATCGATCAGATCAATCAGAAGGCTCAGGCCAATCTTGCCCGGATCAAGAAACAGGTGGCGGATGAGACTGAGCAGGCCCGAAAAACTCTGGAAAAAGAGGTGGCGGTGTTTGCCAAAGCCATTGGTGAAAAAATTCTGGGGAGGGCCTTATGA
- the atpH gene encoding ATP synthase F1 subunit delta, which translates to MKNLAVSRRYAKALILIGQENGQADLYNEELEAVVSLFDTQEGFEAALTNPLYNKNDRKKVLEAVLEAANLSVVMNSFLKLLFDKGRIVFLRDIASYYKNLADELKGIVKASITSATQLSSDAVEKIRDALSKRVGKTIVLNVEQDPSLIGGVVTKIGDLVLDGSVKTQLINMRETLKKGESV; encoded by the coding sequence ATGAAAAATTTAGCAGTATCCAGGCGTTATGCCAAAGCATTGATTCTGATCGGTCAGGAAAACGGGCAGGCAGACCTGTATAATGAAGAACTGGAGGCTGTTGTGTCTTTGTTTGATACACAGGAAGGTTTTGAAGCGGCCCTGACCAATCCATTGTACAACAAGAACGACCGGAAGAAAGTGTTGGAAGCTGTTCTGGAGGCGGCAAACCTGTCTGTTGTGATGAATTCTTTTCTAAAGTTGCTGTTTGACAAGGGAAGAATCGTTTTTTTAAGAGATATCGCCTCGTATTACAAGAATCTGGCTGATGAACTCAAAGGGATCGTTAAAGCCAGTATTACTTCGGCCACACAATTGTCATCGGACGCTGTGGAAAAAATCCGGGATGCCCTTTCCAAAAGAGTGGGCAAGACGATTGTTTTGAATGTGGAACAGGATCCAAGTCTCATCGGCGGCGTGGTTACCAAAATCGGTGATCTTGTTTTGGATGGCAGCGTGAAAACTCAGCTGATCAATATGAGGGAAACTTTAAAAAAAGGTGAGAGTGTCTAA
- a CDS encoding sugar phosphate nucleotidyltransferase, whose amino-acid sequence MDAVSVIILAAGKGTRMNSDLPKVLHPVAGKPMVLHVIACARQVTSDHHIHVVVGHQARKVQQAVTDCYSVNFSLQKTLLGTGDAVKCAIPALAHDVKQVVILYGDVPLIQPETVVDLVSVHRTSRAKVTILAADIDKPFGYGRIICDPLNRVIAIREEADASDEEKKIRRINTGIYCFDRQFLAMALDQLKPDNLQAEYYLTDVVGIASQKNENVAVKVLKDISQVLGVNTPDDLEKTRNLHGRMQNELP is encoded by the coding sequence ATGGATGCGGTGAGCGTCATTATTCTGGCGGCAGGCAAGGGGACCCGGATGAATTCAGATCTTCCCAAAGTGCTTCACCCGGTGGCGGGAAAACCCATGGTGCTGCACGTCATCGCCTGCGCCAGGCAGGTGACATCCGATCACCATATCCATGTGGTGGTGGGGCACCAGGCCCGGAAAGTGCAGCAAGCCGTGACTGATTGTTATTCGGTTAATTTCAGTCTGCAAAAAACGCTTCTGGGAACGGGGGATGCCGTTAAATGTGCGATTCCGGCCCTGGCCCATGATGTGAAACAAGTTGTGATCCTGTATGGGGATGTGCCTTTGATACAACCGGAGACCGTGGTGGATCTGGTGTCAGTCCATCGAACATCCCGGGCAAAAGTGACGATTCTAGCTGCGGATATAGACAAGCCTTTCGGGTATGGGCGTATTATCTGCGACCCGCTGAATCGTGTTATTGCCATTCGGGAGGAAGCGGATGCCAGTGATGAGGAAAAAAAAATCCGCCGGATCAATACGGGTATTTATTGTTTTGACCGGCAGTTTTTAGCAATGGCGCTGGATCAGTTGAAACCGGACAACCTTCAGGCAGAATATTATTTGACGGACGTGGTGGGGATCGCTTCCCAAAAAAATGAGAATGTGGCGGTAAAAGTGTTAAAAGACATCAGTCAGGTTCTGGGTGTAAATACACCGGATGATCTTGAAAAAACAAGAAATCTGCATGGTCGCATGCAAAATGAATTGCCTTGA
- the atpG gene encoding ATP synthase F1 subunit gamma: MATLKEVKSKISSVKKTKQITSAMKMVATSRLRGCQTNMERFMPYASKFAEVLGSIAGKSGSDVSPLLVPAQEVKKVVVILCTSDRGLCGGFNINLIDKARKFIQSDLQDKDVSFYCFGKKGRDWARKSPYAIAAEYLDVVGGKIDFSMASTPGQQLIDSFLVGDVDEVYIIYSEFQSMARQEPLIKQILPIPSLTDIANENPADADGSFLPEHICEPSSDVLLGEMLPKNVFIQIYDALLQTSTSEHAARMRAMENATKACEDMVLELQTIFNKTRQAQITGELMDIVGGAEALKG; this comes from the coding sequence ATGGCAACACTTAAAGAAGTAAAATCCAAGATCAGCAGCGTCAAGAAAACAAAGCAGATCACTTCTGCCATGAAAATGGTTGCCACTTCAAGACTGCGGGGCTGTCAGACCAATATGGAGCGGTTCATGCCCTATGCCTCCAAATTCGCTGAGGTGCTGGGAAGTATTGCCGGCAAATCGGGTTCAGATGTCAGCCCGTTGCTGGTCCCGGCCCAGGAAGTCAAAAAAGTGGTCGTGATTCTGTGTACGTCTGATAGAGGGTTGTGCGGTGGTTTTAATATCAATTTGATAGATAAAGCCCGGAAATTCATACAATCAGACTTGCAGGACAAGGACGTGTCTTTCTACTGTTTTGGAAAAAAAGGACGGGACTGGGCCCGAAAATCACCCTATGCCATTGCCGCGGAATACCTGGATGTGGTAGGGGGAAAAATCGATTTTTCAATGGCATCCACTCCGGGACAGCAGTTGATAGACAGTTTTCTTGTGGGAGACGTGGACGAAGTTTATATCATTTATTCTGAATTTCAGAGCATGGCCAGGCAGGAACCGTTGATCAAACAGATCCTGCCCATTCCATCCCTGACGGACATTGCGAATGAAAATCCCGCGGATGCGGATGGATCATTTCTGCCGGAACATATCTGTGAGCCGTCGTCCGATGTTCTACTGGGGGAAATGCTGCCCAAGAACGTGTTTATTCAGATTTATGATGCCCTGCTTCAGACCTCCACCAGTGAACATGCCGCACGGATGCGGGCCATGGAAAATGCCACCAAGGCCTGCGAAGACATGGTGCTCGAACTTCAGACCATCTTCAACAAGACGCGTCAGGCTCAGATTACGGGCGAGCTCATGGATATTGTCGGTGGTGCGGAAGCGCTCAAGGGATAA
- the atpD gene encoding F0F1 ATP synthase subunit beta, translating into MAENIGRIAQVMGAVVDVEFTPGNLPAVLTALTVTNPTIGDEEDNLVIEVAQHLGDNMVRCIGMDVTDGLQRGMPVKDTGSPIMMPVGEASLGRVLNVVGKPVDGLGDISREKMMPIHRHAPAFIEQDTSVRVLETGVKVIDLLVPFPRGGKMGMFGGAGVGKTVIMMEMVNNIAMQHGGISVFGGVGERTREGNDLYHEMKDSGVLPKCALVYGQMTEPPGARARVALSALTCAEYFRDVEGQDVLLFIDNIFRFTQAGSEVSATLGRMPSAVGYQPTLAVDMGELQERITSTDKGSITAVQCVYVPADDLTDPAPATTFAHLDGTVVLSRQIAELGIYPAVDPLDSTSRILDAVYIGDEHYHVARVVQQTLQKYKELQDIIAILGMDELSDEDKITVQRARKLQKFLSQPFHVAETFTGMPGVFVKVEDTVRSFKEIIDGKHDDLPENAFYMVGSIEDAIKKAKSD; encoded by the coding sequence ATGGCTGAAAATATAGGTAGAATAGCACAGGTCATGGGTGCTGTTGTTGACGTTGAATTCACACCCGGCAACCTTCCGGCGGTTCTCACCGCCCTGACCGTCACCAACCCCACCATCGGGGATGAAGAAGACAATCTGGTCATTGAAGTGGCCCAGCATCTGGGAGACAACATGGTCCGGTGTATCGGTATGGATGTCACCGACGGGCTCCAGCGGGGCATGCCCGTAAAAGATACGGGGTCCCCCATCATGATGCCTGTGGGTGAAGCCTCTTTGGGGCGGGTATTGAATGTTGTGGGAAAACCCGTGGATGGCCTGGGAGATATTTCCAGGGAAAAAATGATGCCGATCCACAGGCATGCCCCCGCATTCATTGAGCAGGATACTTCGGTTCGGGTTCTTGAAACCGGCGTCAAGGTGATCGACCTGCTGGTGCCCTTTCCCCGGGGCGGAAAAATGGGGATGTTCGGTGGTGCCGGTGTGGGCAAAACCGTTATCATGATGGAAATGGTAAACAATATCGCCATGCAGCACGGCGGTATTTCCGTATTCGGCGGTGTGGGTGAGAGGACCCGTGAAGGAAACGACCTGTATCATGAAATGAAGGATTCCGGCGTTCTTCCCAAATGTGCCCTGGTGTACGGCCAGATGACGGAACCCCCGGGAGCCCGTGCCCGGGTGGCCCTGTCCGCTTTGACCTGCGCGGAATATTTCCGTGATGTGGAAGGACAGGATGTGCTCTTGTTCATTGACAACATCTTCCGTTTCACCCAGGCCGGTTCAGAAGTGTCCGCCACCCTGGGCCGCATGCCGTCCGCCGTGGGATATCAGCCCACTTTGGCTGTGGACATGGGGGAACTCCAGGAACGCATCACCTCCACGGACAAAGGGTCCATCACCGCCGTTCAGTGTGTTTATGTGCCCGCGGATGACTTGACCGACCCGGCGCCGGCCACCACATTCGCCCATCTGGACGGTACCGTGGTTCTGTCCCGCCAGATTGCTGAGCTGGGGATTTATCCGGCTGTGGATCCGCTGGACTCCACCTCCAGGATTCTGGATGCCGTCTACATTGGTGATGAGCATTATCATGTGGCCCGGGTGGTTCAGCAGACCCTGCAAAAATACAAGGAACTCCAGGACATCATTGCCATTCTGGGTATGGATGAGTTGTCTGATGAGGACAAGATAACGGTCCAGCGGGCCAGAAAACTGCAAAAGTTTTTGTCCCAGCCTTTTCATGTGGCTGAAACGTTCACCGGCATGCCCGGAGTTTTTGTCAAAGTTGAAGATACCGTAAGATCATTTAAAGAAATTATTGATGGTAAACATGATGATCTTCCGGAAAATGCGTTCTATATGGTAGGCTCCATTGAAGATGCCATTAAAAAGGCGAAATCAGATTAA